From Humibacter ginsenosidimutans, a single genomic window includes:
- a CDS encoding class I SAM-dependent RNA methyltransferase encodes MPRSPRPRPQRSGGGHRRTQAPGRRTGSAPAAEHDPIELELDVASVAHGGVFVARHEGRVVFVSDTMPGERVLARVSDTRHDRFWRAETVRVLQPSEHRREHVWSAASVERDPAERAGGAEFGHIELGHQRTLKHDVIADALHRMAGVEDTSVVEPAPGDDERGGIRWRSRVRLQVDDAGAIGPFAARSHRVVPVDDLPLAIDAVERAAPLGEQQTRSGSIDVTVTSEGFVSVTRRDADGQAGRRPLVIHERVGDRRFALEATGFWQVHRKAPEVLTAAVQGAVDDSLFDPRAFNLDLYGGVGLLAAAIGDRFGPTTRITSVESDENTTDHAAANLADWIGAQTVTARVEHYLRDLATRSSAGERARLRAGTVVLDPPRSGAGRETVELLAGLAPAQLVYVACDPVAFARDLGWLRERGYELAGARALDLFPHTHHVEMVASLVRAD; translated from the coding sequence ATGCCCCGATCACCCCGCCCCCGTCCGCAACGCTCAGGAGGCGGTCACCGCCGCACTCAGGCACCGGGCCGCCGCACCGGGTCGGCTCCTGCCGCGGAGCACGACCCGATCGAGCTCGAGCTCGATGTCGCCTCGGTCGCGCACGGTGGCGTCTTCGTCGCCAGGCACGAGGGCCGTGTCGTGTTCGTCAGCGACACGATGCCGGGCGAGCGGGTGCTCGCGCGGGTTTCCGACACCCGTCACGATCGGTTCTGGCGGGCCGAGACGGTGCGCGTGCTGCAGCCATCCGAGCACAGGCGCGAGCACGTGTGGAGCGCCGCTTCCGTCGAGCGCGATCCTGCAGAACGGGCGGGAGGTGCCGAATTCGGGCACATCGAGCTCGGCCACCAGCGCACGCTCAAGCACGACGTGATCGCCGACGCACTGCATCGCATGGCCGGTGTCGAAGACACGTCCGTGGTCGAGCCGGCGCCGGGTGACGACGAGCGCGGCGGCATCCGCTGGCGCAGCAGGGTCCGCCTGCAGGTGGACGACGCGGGCGCCATCGGACCGTTCGCCGCCAGATCGCACCGGGTCGTGCCGGTCGACGACCTGCCGCTGGCGATCGATGCGGTCGAGCGTGCGGCGCCGCTGGGCGAGCAGCAGACCCGCTCCGGCTCGATCGACGTCACGGTGACGAGCGAGGGCTTCGTCTCGGTGACCAGACGGGATGCCGACGGCCAGGCGGGCAGGCGCCCCCTGGTCATCCACGAGCGCGTCGGCGATCGCCGGTTCGCGCTGGAGGCGACGGGCTTCTGGCAGGTGCACCGCAAGGCGCCGGAGGTGCTGACCGCCGCGGTGCAGGGTGCGGTCGACGACTCGCTCTTCGACCCAAGGGCCTTCAACCTCGACCTGTACGGCGGCGTGGGGCTGCTCGCCGCCGCCATCGGCGACCGCTTCGGTCCCACAACGCGCATCACGAGTGTGGAGTCCGACGAGAACACCACCGATCACGCCGCGGCGAACCTGGCCGACTGGATCGGTGCGCAGACCGTCACGGCGAGGGTCGAGCACTACCTGCGCGACCTCGCGACGCGGTCGAGTGCAGGAGAGCGCGCCCGCCTTCGAGCTGGCACGGTGGTGCTCGATCCGCCTCGCAGCGGAGCCGGCCGCGAAACCGTTGAGCTGCTGGCCGGTCTCGCGCCTGCCCAGCTCGTCTACGTGGCGTGCGACCCGGTCGCCTTCGCCCGCGACCTCGGCTGGCTTCGGGAGCGCGGATACGAGCTTGCAGGGGCAAGGGCGTTGGACCTGTTCCCGCACACCCACCACGTGGAGATGGTGGCTTCGCTGGTGCGCGCCGACTGA
- a CDS encoding response regulator transcription factor, with the protein MVRVGIVDDHESVRLGLQAACRDAGYDVVAAGATVSAVLDSMPDSGCDVVVLDLSLGDGSSITENVKRVQATGAGVLVHSIADQVASVREALAAGAAGVIPKSSPTTSLIAAIKLVSAGEVLNNLDWASAIDADSEFTKAQLGRRERDVLHLYASGLPLKAVAEQLGVAHSTAREYLDRVRTKYVEVGRPAPTKVDLLRRAVEDGILPGLAPDGTALPGASDGKR; encoded by the coding sequence ATGGTGCGGGTGGGGATCGTCGACGATCACGAATCGGTTCGTCTCGGTCTCCAGGCCGCGTGCCGGGACGCCGGGTACGACGTGGTGGCCGCAGGCGCCACCGTCAGTGCCGTGCTCGACTCGATGCCCGACTCCGGTTGCGATGTCGTCGTGCTCGATCTGTCGCTCGGTGACGGCTCGAGCATCACGGAGAACGTCAAGCGCGTGCAGGCGACCGGTGCAGGCGTGCTCGTGCACAGCATCGCCGACCAGGTCGCCAGTGTGCGCGAGGCGCTCGCGGCGGGTGCGGCAGGGGTCATCCCGAAGTCGTCGCCCACCACATCGTTGATTGCGGCCATCAAGCTCGTCTCTGCCGGCGAGGTGCTCAACAACCTCGATTGGGCGAGCGCCATCGACGCGGACAGCGAGTTCACCAAAGCCCAGCTCGGTCGTCGGGAACGCGACGTGCTGCACCTCTACGCCTCCGGTCTGCCGCTGAAGGCCGTCGCCGAGCAGCTCGGCGTGGCGCACTCGACGGCGCGCGAATACCTGGATCGCGTGCGCACGAAGTACGTGGAGGTCGGACGGCCGGCGCCGACCAAGGTCGACCTGCTGCGCCGGGCGGTCGAAGACGGCATCCTGCCAGGTCTCGCCCCCGACGGAACGGCGTTGCCCGGCGCTTCGGATGGCAAGCGCTGA
- a CDS encoding sensor histidine kinase: MASADLGAAPGPRPVATANPLTRARVERLAARAVAGFSWVFGLQVIPEIIVQSRHLGTVYTVTVAAVLFASLAWLGVASIVGRTVRSAAITFCVGYLVALAFWDGGITDTTYFDDTRPWLWFLLTVATACAAIAMPFVWAAVYTILAPALYAVVLVLTSGAVAEKIAVLDALYAVIFASILLAIVTMLRQAATQVDVSQAAALERYEVAVRAHALEAERVEVDAIVHDSVLTTLLSAAHARTPEAMAIASSMARDALGHLDSSAPLANPGRSLDAIPVDRLRDRIISAARSFTVPFSIVPRATVDALIPVSVAEALYSATVQAMVNSAQHAGGVLVRRSLRVEATDGGGVVVVVSDDGSGFDIASIPPERLGLEVSIRERVALAGGEASIDSKPGRGTTVRLSWLPDDEADQQ; the protein is encoded by the coding sequence ATGGCAAGCGCTGACCTCGGGGCCGCGCCCGGGCCGAGACCGGTCGCCACGGCCAACCCGCTGACCAGGGCACGGGTCGAGCGACTCGCAGCCCGGGCCGTCGCCGGGTTCAGCTGGGTCTTCGGGTTGCAGGTGATCCCGGAGATCATCGTGCAGTCCCGCCACCTGGGCACGGTGTACACCGTGACGGTGGCGGCCGTGCTGTTCGCCTCGTTGGCGTGGTTGGGTGTGGCCTCGATCGTCGGGCGCACCGTGCGCTCTGCCGCGATCACATTCTGCGTCGGCTACCTCGTGGCGCTCGCGTTCTGGGACGGCGGAATCACCGACACCACCTATTTCGACGACACTCGGCCATGGCTGTGGTTCTTGCTCACGGTCGCGACGGCGTGCGCGGCGATCGCCATGCCGTTCGTGTGGGCCGCGGTGTACACGATCCTCGCGCCCGCGCTCTACGCCGTGGTGCTCGTGCTCACCTCCGGCGCCGTCGCAGAGAAGATCGCCGTGCTCGACGCGCTCTACGCCGTGATCTTCGCCTCCATCCTGCTCGCGATCGTCACCATGCTCAGGCAGGCGGCCACGCAGGTGGACGTCAGTCAGGCGGCCGCGCTCGAGCGCTACGAGGTGGCGGTGCGGGCTCACGCGCTCGAGGCCGAGCGCGTCGAGGTGGATGCCATCGTGCACGACAGCGTGCTCACGACGCTTCTCTCCGCCGCGCACGCCAGGACCCCGGAGGCCATGGCCATCGCCTCGTCGATGGCACGGGATGCCCTTGGCCACCTCGACTCGTCGGCTCCGCTCGCCAACCCCGGTCGCTCACTCGACGCGATTCCCGTCGACCGGCTGCGCGACCGCATCATCTCGGCGGCCCGGTCGTTCACCGTGCCCTTCTCGATCGTGCCGAGGGCGACCGTCGACGCGCTCATTCCGGTGAGCGTCGCGGAGGCGCTGTACTCGGCGACCGTGCAGGCCATGGTGAACAGCGCACAGCACGCTGGCGGCGTGCTCGTGCGGCGCAGCCTGCGGGTCGAGGCCACCGACGGCGGGGGAGTCGTGGTCGTGGTCTCCGACGACGGGAGCGGATTCGACATCGCGTCGATACCTCCGGAGCGACTCGGGCTCGAGGTCTCGATTCGCGAGCGGGTGGCGCTCGCCGGGGGCGAGGCATCCATCGACTCGAAACCGGGACGCGGAACGACCGTGCGGCTCAGCTGGCTGCCCGACGACGAGGCGGACCAGCAATGA